The Paracoccus sp. MC1862 genome includes a window with the following:
- a CDS encoding LysR substrate-binding domain-containing protein, which translates to MNSVWLEDLVALSECLNFSKAAERRHVTQPAFGRRIRAFEEWCGQPLVDRSSHRLELTDAGRLTLAAAQDILRRTNALQRELSEIESSTSSLTFASTQALSFTFFPEWFRDVSSLAAGASVHLLSDNMRACERIMEDGRAQFLLCHAHPSSPMELPAAHYSRIELSCDRLVPVMAAGTTAWLDDLGKGPMPFLGFDHNSGLGRILNSVLGARRDRLPLQTVFTSHLAMALKTMVAEGKGMAWIPVSLIRQELDAGSIRLAGGDDWAVDVSIVLLRPRSRMSPLAERFWAGISKAG; encoded by the coding sequence ATGAACTCTGTCTGGCTCGAGGATCTGGTTGCGCTGTCGGAATGCCTGAACTTCTCGAAGGCCGCCGAGCGGCGCCATGTGACGCAGCCCGCCTTCGGCCGTCGCATCCGCGCCTTCGAGGAGTGGTGCGGTCAGCCCCTCGTGGACCGGTCCTCGCACCGGCTGGAGCTGACCGATGCCGGGCGGCTGACGCTGGCCGCGGCACAGGACATCCTGCGGCGGACGAATGCGCTGCAGCGCGAGTTGTCCGAGATCGAGAGCAGCACGAGCTCGCTGACCTTCGCCTCGACGCAGGCGCTGTCCTTCACCTTCTTCCCGGAATGGTTCCGCGATGTCTCGTCCCTTGCCGCGGGCGCCTCGGTCCATCTTCTGTCGGACAACATGCGAGCGTGCGAGCGCATCATGGAGGATGGACGCGCGCAGTTCCTGCTGTGCCATGCGCATCCGTCCAGCCCCATGGAACTGCCTGCGGCCCATTACAGCCGGATCGAGCTTTCATGTGATCGGCTGGTGCCGGTCATGGCCGCAGGCACCACGGCTTGGCTGGACGATCTCGGCAAGGGGCCGATGCCGTTTCTCGGCTTCGACCACAACTCTGGTTTGGGGCGCATCCTGAACAGCGTGCTAGGGGCACGACGGGACCGGCTGCCGCTTCAGACGGTGTTCACCTCGCATCTGGCGATGGCCTTGAAAACGATGGTCGCCGAAGGCAAGGGGATGGCCTGGATTCCGGTCAGCCTGATCCGGCAGGAACTGGACGCGGGCAGTATCAGGCTGGCCGGGGGCGACGACTGGGCCGTGGATGTGTCCATCGTCCTGCTGCGGCCGCGCAGCCGCATGTCGCCGCTGGCGGAACGGTTCTGGGCCGGGATTTCGAAGGCGGGCTGA
- a CDS encoding tartrate dehydrogenase yields the protein MTETKTNRVHKIASIAGDGIGKEVVPEGIRVLEAASKKFGFQLQMDEFDFASCDYYLRHGQMMPEDWKEKIGNHDAIFFGAVGWPQTVPDHVSLWGSLIQFRREFDQYVSLRPVRLMPGVPCPLAGRGPGDIDFYVVRENTEGEYSSIGGRIFPGTERETVLQETVMTRVGVDRILNFAFDLAEKRPRKRLTSATKSNGISITMPYWDERVEEMAKAYPGITWDKYHIDILCAHFVLNPDRFDVVVASNLFGDILSDLGPACTGTIGIAPSGNINPERNFPSLFEPVHGSAPDIAGQGVANPIGQIWSAAMMLEHLGENEASAAVMGAIEAVLAEQLLRTRDLGGNADTETCGKAVADMLA from the coding sequence ATGACGGAAACGAAGACGAACCGCGTCCACAAGATCGCCTCGATCGCAGGCGACGGCATCGGCAAGGAGGTGGTGCCCGAAGGGATCCGCGTTCTCGAGGCCGCGTCGAAGAAGTTCGGCTTCCAGCTGCAGATGGACGAGTTCGACTTCGCCTCCTGCGACTATTACCTCAGGCACGGCCAGATGATGCCGGAGGACTGGAAAGAAAAGATCGGCAACCATGACGCCATCTTCTTCGGCGCCGTGGGCTGGCCTCAGACAGTGCCCGACCACGTCTCGCTATGGGGTTCGCTGATCCAGTTCCGGCGCGAGTTCGACCAGTATGTCAGCCTGCGCCCCGTGCGTCTGATGCCTGGCGTGCCGTGCCCCCTGGCCGGGCGCGGCCCCGGCGACATCGACTTCTATGTCGTGCGCGAGAACACCGAGGGCGAGTATTCCTCCATCGGCGGCCGCATCTTCCCGGGCACGGAACGGGAGACGGTGCTGCAGGAAACCGTCATGACCCGCGTGGGCGTGGACCGCATCTTGAACTTCGCCTTCGACCTGGCCGAGAAGCGCCCGCGCAAGCGGCTGACCTCGGCCACCAAGTCGAACGGCATCTCGATCACCATGCCCTACTGGGACGAGCGGGTCGAGGAAATGGCGAAAGCCTATCCGGGCATCACTTGGGACAAGTATCACATCGACATCCTGTGTGCGCATTTCGTGCTGAACCCCGACCGCTTCGACGTGGTGGTGGCGTCGAACCTGTTCGGGGACATCCTGTCGGACCTCGGTCCGGCCTGCACCGGAACCATCGGCATCGCGCCTTCCGGCAACATCAACCCCGAGCGCAATTTCCCGTCCCTGTTCGAGCCGGTCCACGGATCGGCCCCCGACATTGCGGGACAGGGGGTCGCGAACCCGATCGGGCAGATCTGGTCGGCCGCCATGATGCTGGAACACCTCGGAGAGAATGAGGCAAGCGCCGCCGTCATGGGCGCGATCGAGGCCGTGCTGGCCGAGCAACTGCTGCGCACCCGCGATCTGGGGGGCAACGCCGATACGGAAACCTGCGGCAAGGCCGTGGCAGACATGCTGGCCTGA
- a CDS encoding tripartite tricarboxylate transporter substrate-binding protein, which produces MRPVLVAAALSLGAVAASAQDYPARSIHVIVPYSAGGPTDTIARLTADAMSKHLGQQVVVENVTGAGGTIGTRNVADAEPDGYTILVHHVGMSTAPSLYRQLPFNATEDFAPIGLISDAAMTVVARTDFPAGSFAELAAHIKEQGMDVTYAHAGIGAASHLCGTLFMSTLGTKMTTVPYKGNGPILTDLIGKQVDLTCDQITNTVGPINDGQVKAYAITSPERSSHLPDLPTTAEEGLESFQVSVWHGAYAPAGTPPEVVAKLSEALQAAMQDPTLIERFGQLATTPASPAQAMPEALHAKLDSEINRWKPIIEAAGEFAD; this is translated from the coding sequence ATGAGGCCGGTTCTAGTTGCCGCCGCGCTATCGCTGGGCGCCGTCGCTGCCTCTGCGCAGGACTATCCTGCCCGCAGCATCCATGTCATCGTGCCCTATTCGGCGGGCGGTCCCACCGACACGATCGCCCGCCTGACGGCCGATGCGATGTCGAAGCATCTCGGCCAGCAGGTTGTCGTCGAGAATGTCACCGGAGCGGGCGGCACGATCGGGACACGGAACGTCGCCGATGCCGAACCGGATGGCTATACGATCCTCGTGCATCACGTCGGAATGTCCACGGCGCCGTCGCTTTACCGGCAACTGCCTTTCAACGCGACTGAGGATTTCGCCCCCATCGGCTTGATCAGCGATGCCGCGATGACCGTCGTGGCGCGCACCGACTTCCCGGCCGGGTCCTTTGCCGAACTGGCGGCCCATATCAAGGAGCAGGGCATGGACGTCACCTATGCCCATGCCGGCATCGGCGCGGCATCGCACCTGTGCGGGACGCTGTTCATGTCCACGCTGGGGACGAAGATGACGACCGTTCCCTACAAGGGCAACGGACCGATCCTGACGGACCTGATCGGCAAGCAGGTCGATCTGACCTGTGACCAGATCACCAACACCGTCGGACCCATCAACGACGGACAGGTCAAGGCCTATGCGATCACCAGCCCCGAGCGGTCCTCGCATCTGCCCGATCTTCCGACGACTGCCGAAGAGGGACTGGAAAGCTTCCAGGTCAGCGTCTGGCACGGGGCCTATGCGCCCGCAGGCACGCCCCCCGAGGTGGTTGCGAAACTCAGCGAGGCACTGCAGGCCGCCATGCAGGACCCCACGCTGATCGAGCGTTTCGGCCAGCTTGCCACCACGCCGGCATCCCCGGCCCAGGCGATGCCCGAAGCGCTGCATGCCAAGCTCGATTCCGAGATCAACCGGTGGAAGCCGATCATCGAGGCGGCGGGCGAGTTCGCCGACTGA
- a CDS encoding XRE family transcriptional regulator, whose amino-acid sequence MTRPFKDTPAAQLIRSRIIDLKGRKTQAQIAQEAGFPNASFLAMLKSGANKIALDRVLDLARALDVDPAHLMRLALAQSIGETASKAVLEVFGTPVTANEVLWLHELREASDNADPRPIAKGRAAIRAIFGK is encoded by the coding sequence ATGACCAGACCTTTCAAAGACACGCCCGCAGCACAGCTCATTCGCTCGCGCATCATCGACCTGAAGGGCCGCAAGACCCAGGCCCAGATCGCGCAGGAAGCCGGCTTCCCGAACGCAAGTTTCCTGGCGATGCTGAAGTCAGGCGCAAACAAGATCGCCCTCGACCGGGTGCTCGATCTGGCGCGGGCGCTCGACGTCGATCCCGCACATCTGATGCGGCTCGCCCTTGCCCAGTCCATCGGCGAGACGGCGTCGAAGGCGGTGCTGGAGGTGTTCGGCACGCCGGTCACGGCAAACGAGGTGCTCTGGCTTCACGAACTGCGGGAGGCCTCTGACAACGCCGATCCCCGACCCATCGCAAAGGGTCGCGCCGCGATCCGCGCCATCTTCGGCAAGTGA
- a CDS encoding DUF3987 domain-containing protein, which translates to MTNVHALSIPAPRPLVADARHAAPYPTHLLGPLRAAVEAAHRETQAPIAIAAQSALAAASLAVQGHANVETLGGYRPLSLYCITIAGSGERKSTVDRCLAGSLDDFDCTVSDPTVHGLFRILSRTPSAGLLSDEAGSFLGSYAMKPSQAQQTFGTFNSLWDGKRIRLARAKEETVLHGRRMALHLMMQPAVAEKLIGDPMAEGIGFLPRCLIVEPESTIGTRRITTFPESQPPAERSRERLVELLSKELPIREPETFELAPRRLPLSIEAREALVTAADEIERDQASGNKLESVRAFASKTAENACRIAGVLAMWRDPNADKVEAEDMESGLGLASYYLDEAQRLMGRSALDADLRMADELRIWLQSRPNRTFLTADVQQCAPRRDMLKRPVADRLLSTLEEHGWIRRLPTGALVDGAPRKAAWTLC; encoded by the coding sequence ATGACGAACGTCCATGCCCTGTCCATCCCTGCGCCACGTCCGCTTGTTGCCGACGCACGGCACGCCGCTCCCTATCCTACCCACCTCCTTGGTCCCCTGAGGGCGGCCGTCGAGGCGGCGCACCGGGAGACGCAGGCACCCATCGCGATTGCAGCTCAGAGTGCGCTGGCGGCGGCATCGCTTGCGGTGCAGGGGCACGCCAATGTGGAGACGCTGGGCGGCTACAGGCCCTTGTCGCTCTACTGCATCACCATCGCCGGCAGCGGTGAACGGAAGTCGACCGTGGACCGGTGCCTTGCGGGCAGCCTCGACGACTTCGACTGCACGGTATCCGATCCGACAGTGCACGGCTTGTTTCGCATCCTCTCCCGGACACCGTCCGCTGGTCTGCTTTCGGATGAGGCAGGTTCCTTCTTGGGTAGCTATGCGATGAAGCCTAGCCAGGCGCAGCAGACCTTTGGCACGTTCAACAGCCTGTGGGACGGCAAGCGGATCAGGCTGGCGCGGGCAAAGGAAGAGACAGTCCTGCATGGCCGCCGTATGGCACTGCATCTCATGATGCAGCCGGCCGTCGCCGAGAAGCTGATCGGCGATCCCATGGCCGAGGGGATCGGCTTCCTGCCGCGCTGCCTGATCGTAGAGCCCGAGTCGACGATCGGGACGCGTCGCATCACCACCTTTCCCGAGTCGCAGCCGCCGGCCGAGCGGTCGCGCGAGCGTCTTGTCGAGCTTCTGTCGAAGGAGCTTCCGATCCGCGAGCCAGAGACATTCGAACTCGCACCGCGCCGCTTGCCTCTCTCCATCGAAGCCCGTGAAGCGCTGGTCACAGCGGCTGACGAGATCGAGCGTGACCAGGCGAGCGGCAACAAGCTCGAGAGTGTTCGGGCCTTTGCCAGCAAGACCGCCGAGAACGCGTGCCGTATCGCCGGCGTGCTGGCCATGTGGCGCGATCCGAATGCGGACAAGGTTGAGGCGGAAGACATGGAAAGCGGCCTTGGGCTTGCGTCCTACTATCTAGACGAGGCGCAGCGCCTTATGGGTCGCTCTGCGTTGGATGCGGATCTCCGCATGGCCGACGAGCTGCGCATCTGGCTGCAGAGCCGCCCCAACAGGACCTTCCTCACCGCCGACGTTCAGCAGTGCGCGCCCCGGCGGGACATGCTCAAGCGGCCTGTCGCGGATCGTCTGCTGTCGACCCTCGAGGAGCACGGCTGGATCCGCCGCTTGCCTACAGGAGCCCTCGTTGACGGAGCTCCGCGCAAGGCAGCCTGGACACTGTGCTAG
- a CDS encoding tyrosine-type recombinase/integrase, translated as MAIKVRGSRGKLSLYKRVPARYRAIAPRKFVWVALHTDSFSLAQRKADAVWSEMIEAWEAKLAGDATDAGERFQAARDLATARGFQFLPVNKVAQVPLTELRDRMMAVPMREDGPDMIEAAALLGGAKEPALTVSKALDAYWQLAREKTLGKSPDQLRRWRNPRIKAVTNFIDVVGDKALSEISADDMLDFRTWWLDRIEAGDVGPGSANKDLIHLGEVLKTVNRMKRLGLTLPLDGLSFKEGEAGQRPPFSSDWIRDRLLAKGALDGLNSEARAILLAMVNTGARPSEIANLTTDRIRLEDEVAHISIEGEGRQLKTTHARRVIPLCGVSLEAMRAHPGGFPRYRDKPGLSATVNKYLRENGLAETPQHTMYSLRHSFEDRMIAAGVDDRIRRDLFGHRLDRKRYGKGATLEHLQGIVQALAF; from the coding sequence ATGGCGATCAAGGTACGGGGCAGCCGAGGCAAGCTGTCGCTCTACAAGCGGGTGCCTGCGCGTTACCGGGCGATCGCGCCTCGCAAGTTCGTCTGGGTGGCTCTGCATACTGACAGTTTCAGTCTGGCGCAGCGGAAGGCGGACGCCGTCTGGTCCGAGATGATCGAGGCGTGGGAGGCAAAGCTTGCCGGTGACGCCACCGACGCGGGGGAGCGCTTTCAGGCTGCGCGCGATCTGGCGACCGCACGGGGCTTCCAGTTCCTGCCGGTGAACAAGGTGGCGCAAGTGCCGCTGACCGAACTGCGCGACCGCATGATGGCCGTTCCCATGCGCGAGGATGGGCCGGACATGATCGAGGCAGCGGCGCTCCTCGGCGGCGCGAAGGAGCCCGCGCTGACCGTCTCCAAGGCCTTGGATGCCTACTGGCAACTTGCCCGCGAGAAGACGCTCGGCAAGTCGCCCGACCAGCTCCGGCGCTGGCGCAACCCACGGATCAAGGCGGTGACTAACTTTATTGACGTGGTCGGGGACAAGGCGCTCTCGGAGATCTCGGCCGATGACATGCTCGACTTCCGGACGTGGTGGCTGGACCGCATCGAAGCGGGCGACGTAGGGCCGGGATCCGCCAACAAGGACCTGATCCATCTCGGAGAGGTGCTGAAGACCGTCAACAGGATGAAGCGGCTTGGACTGACGCTGCCCCTGGACGGGTTGTCCTTCAAGGAGGGGGAGGCCGGGCAGCGGCCGCCGTTCTCGTCCGACTGGATCCGGGACAGGCTGCTCGCCAAGGGAGCGCTCGACGGTCTGAACAGCGAGGCACGGGCAATCCTGCTCGCGATGGTCAACACCGGCGCGCGCCCGAGCGAGATTGCGAACCTGACGACCGACCGGATCCGGCTGGAAGACGAGGTGGCGCATATCTCGATAGAGGGCGAGGGCCGGCAGTTGAAGACGACCCATGCCAGGCGTGTCATTCCGCTCTGTGGCGTGTCGCTGGAGGCGATGCGCGCCCATCCCGGAGGCTTCCCGCGTTATCGCGACAAGCCCGGGCTCTCCGCGACGGTGAACAAGTATCTGCGCGAGAACGGGCTGGCGGAGACGCCTCAGCACACGATGTATTCGCTGCGCCACTCTTTCGAGGACCGCATGATCGCAGCCGGGGTCGATGACCGGATTCGGCGGGATCTCTTCGGCCATAGGCTCGACCGCAAACGGTATGGCAAGGGCGCCACCCTCGAGCACCTGCAGGGGATCGTTCAGGCGCTGGCCTTCTGA
- the phaR gene encoding polyhydroxyalkanoate synthesis repressor PhaR produces the protein MSAQAAKSKPEPLLIKRYASRRLYNTETSDYITLEEIAQVIRDGREVRIIDLRSGDDLTRQYLLQIIAEHESRGENVLPVDLLTDLVRSYTAQAQSVVPQFLAVSFEMLRHGQSKMMEQLATLQHPMASMPGFSEMQRQQQLFLKAMMGGWTGNSSGPSREDDEGEVLPVPATDRVRGKARPSGSASEDEAEDIRRQLAELQTRISKL, from the coding sequence ATGTCCGCCCAAGCCGCCAAGTCGAAGCCTGAGCCGCTGCTGATCAAGCGCTATGCCAGTCGGCGGCTGTATAACACCGAAACCAGCGACTACATCACGCTGGAGGAGATCGCGCAGGTGATCCGCGACGGGCGCGAGGTGCGGATCATCGACCTGCGATCGGGCGATGACCTGACGCGCCAGTATCTGCTGCAGATCATCGCCGAACATGAAAGCCGGGGCGAGAACGTGCTGCCGGTCGACCTGCTGACCGACCTTGTCCGCAGCTACACCGCCCAAGCGCAATCGGTGGTGCCGCAGTTCCTTGCCGTCAGCTTCGAGATGCTGCGTCACGGCCAGTCCAAGATGATGGAGCAGCTTGCGACGCTGCAGCATCCCATGGCCTCAATGCCGGGCTTCTCCGAGATGCAGCGCCAGCAGCAGTTGTTCCTGAAGGCGATGATGGGCGGCTGGACCGGCAATTCAAGCGGCCCCTCCCGTGAGGACGACGAGGGCGAGGTCCTGCCCGTTCCTGCCACGGACCGGGTGCGTGGCAAGGCTCGTCCTTCTGGTTCAGCGTCCGAGGACGAGGCCGAGGATATCCGGCGCCAGCTTGCGGAACTGCAGACCCGGATCTCTAAGCTCTGA
- a CDS encoding Phasin: MAKTPDFTKTFQDMMANFPVDTSSMSEAFKTQAQLSERMTRVALQAAERSTEISAAWAKDTLSRMGELTTSKEQPGDYAKAMSDFASAAAELAAEHMAAYAEVAKKVQMDTVDLLMNAGKEVQADAQRMAQTATSNLQNVARQAQDAATSSVNPGINKDKA, from the coding sequence ATGGCCAAGACCCCCGACTTCACCAAGACCTTCCAGGACATGATGGCGAACTTCCCCGTCGACACCTCGTCGATGTCCGAAGCCTTCAAGACCCAGGCTCAGCTGAGCGAGCGGATGACCCGCGTCGCCCTGCAGGCCGCCGAGCGTTCGACCGAGATCTCGGCCGCCTGGGCCAAGGACACGCTGTCGCGCATGGGCGAGCTGACCACCTCGAAAGAGCAGCCGGGTGACTATGCCAAGGCGATGTCCGACTTCGCCTCGGCCGCCGCCGAACTGGCTGCCGAACACATGGCCGCCTATGCCGAGGTCGCCAAGAAAGTCCAGATGGACACCGTCGATCTGCTGATGAACGCCGGCAAGGAAGTCCAGGCCGACGCACAGCGCATGGCGCAGACCGCGACCTCGAACCTTCAGAACGTCGCCCGCCAGGCGCAGGACGCCGCCACCAGCTCGGTGAACCCCGGCATCAACAAGGACAAGGCCTGA
- the phaC gene encoding class I poly(R)-hydroxyalkanoic acid synthase translates to MAAKAAEVADAEAGAEKTAAPQDQAARRGEAPATPAADVTPATEQEPVTVTDEGLPAQPATATEPPRPEAPPPAAPAPETTPAPEVASASEVAPASATAFGNPLLAPGLSEKLSENISRIENLSQRLLRAASSRPMRHPGVEVPGPELYGSVAQAWLKLATEQPARLIEQQVRYWGDTLRHVADAQSAFVQGFQAPESDGPVDRRFKNPLWQTNPFYSFVMRQYQINAEAIRKAAADLDIQSDVERRRVDWFTRQMIDMLAPTNFLATNPDALIKALETEGESLVRGLENLVHDIEASGGEMIVSLADRSAFRVGENIGTTPGEVVHRTRMYELIQYAPTTGQVHKAPVVVFPPWINKYYILDLKPQNSMLRWLVEQGHTVFVLSWKNPDSSFADVAMDDYVAAFLETIDKVLELTEEPQLNAVGYCIGGTTLSTTLGVMKQRGDDRVKSATFFTTLTDFSDQGEFTTFLQDDFVGGIEGEVERMGYLSAKLMQRTFSFLRANDLIWGPAIRSYMLGETPPAFDLLYWNGDGTNLPGPMVTQYLREICQKNALVRDGFEVLGHKVDLSDVTVPLCAIACEGDHIAPWLHSWKGIAQMGAEDRTFILSESGHIAGIINPPSKVKYGHYLSHAGFDGTPEEWREHATYTPGSWWNHWGEWLAEHAGPMVPARSPQLSLAPAPGTYVHETA, encoded by the coding sequence GTGGCCGCGAAAGCGGCGGAGGTCGCTGACGCCGAAGCGGGCGCGGAGAAGACCGCGGCTCCGCAGGATCAAGCCGCGCGACGGGGCGAAGCTCCTGCAACGCCGGCTGCTGATGTAACGCCGGCGACAGAGCAGGAACCCGTCACCGTCACCGACGAGGGGCTGCCCGCACAGCCGGCAACCGCCACCGAGCCGCCCCGCCCCGAGGCGCCGCCGCCTGCCGCCCCGGCACCGGAGACCACCCCGGCACCGGAGGTCGCATCGGCATCAGAGGTCGCCCCGGCATCGGCGACGGCCTTCGGGAATCCGCTGCTGGCGCCCGGCCTTTCCGAGAAGCTGTCCGAGAACATCTCCCGTATCGAGAACCTGAGCCAGCGCCTGCTGCGCGCCGCCAGCAGCCGGCCCATGCGTCATCCGGGCGTCGAGGTGCCGGGACCCGAGCTTTACGGCTCGGTCGCGCAGGCCTGGCTGAAGCTCGCCACCGAACAGCCCGCGCGGCTGATCGAGCAGCAGGTCCGCTACTGGGGGGACACCCTGCGCCATGTGGCCGATGCGCAGAGCGCCTTCGTCCAGGGCTTCCAGGCGCCGGAAAGCGACGGCCCGGTGGACCGCCGCTTCAAGAACCCGCTGTGGCAGACGAACCCCTTCTACAGCTTCGTCATGCGCCAGTATCAGATCAACGCCGAGGCGATCCGCAAGGCCGCCGCCGACCTGGACATCCAGAGCGATGTCGAACGCCGCCGCGTGGACTGGTTCACCCGGCAGATGATCGACATGCTGGCGCCGACCAACTTTCTGGCGACCAACCCCGACGCGCTGATCAAGGCGCTCGAGACCGAGGGCGAGAGCCTCGTGCGCGGACTGGAGAACCTGGTCCACGACATCGAGGCGAGCGGCGGCGAGATGATCGTCTCGCTGGCCGACCGCAGCGCCTTCCGCGTGGGCGAGAACATCGGCACCACGCCCGGCGAGGTCGTCCACCGCACCCGGATGTACGAGCTGATCCAGTACGCGCCGACGACCGGACAGGTGCACAAGGCCCCGGTCGTGGTCTTCCCGCCCTGGATCAACAAATACTACATCCTTGATCTCAAGCCGCAGAACAGCATGCTGCGCTGGCTGGTCGAGCAGGGGCATACGGTGTTCGTCCTGTCCTGGAAGAACCCGGATTCCAGCTTTGCCGACGTGGCCATGGACGACTATGTGGCCGCGTTTCTCGAAACGATCGACAAGGTGCTGGAACTGACGGAGGAGCCGCAGCTGAACGCCGTCGGCTACTGCATCGGCGGCACGACGCTGTCCACCACCCTGGGCGTGATGAAGCAGCGCGGCGACGACCGGGTGAAATCGGCCACCTTCTTCACCACGCTGACCGACTTCTCGGATCAGGGCGAGTTCACCACCTTCCTGCAGGACGACTTCGTCGGCGGGATCGAGGGCGAGGTGGAGCGCATGGGCTATCTGTCGGCCAAGCTGATGCAGCGCACCTTCAGCTTCCTGCGCGCCAACGACCTGATCTGGGGCCCCGCCATCCGCAGCTACATGCTGGGCGAGACGCCGCCTGCCTTCGATCTTCTCTACTGGAACGGGGACGGAACGAACCTGCCCGGTCCGATGGTCACGCAGTATCTGCGTGAAATCTGCCAGAAGAACGCGCTGGTCCGGGACGGGTTCGAGGTTCTCGGCCATAAAGTCGACCTGTCCGATGTGACGGTCCCCCTTTGCGCCATTGCCTGCGAGGGCGACCACATCGCCCCCTGGCTGCACAGCTGGAAGGGAATCGCGCAGATGGGCGCGGAGGACCGGACCTTCATCCTGTCGGAATCGGGCCATATCGCCGGGATCATCAACCCGCCGAGCAAGGTCAAATATGGCCACTACCTGTCGCACGCAGGTTTCGACGGCACGCCTGAGGAATGGCGCGAGCATGCGACCTACACCCCCGGATCGTGGTGGAACCACTGGGGCGAATGGCTGGCCGAACATGCCGGACCGATGGTTCCGGCGCGCAGCCCGCAGCTTTCGCTGGCGCCCGCACCGGGAACCTACGTGCACGAGACCGCCTGA
- the phaZ gene encoding polyhydroxyalkanoate depolymerase, which yields MRGMLSYDAMETLRNTNEWMGASARAMASYPLFAMIPTPMFKVLSAWGRVTERSFARMVIKPDWDIPPIAGTEGQDHLVYVEPVVRRPFGNLVQFRVARREPMARRVLLVAPMSGHYATLLRSTVNSLLPDCDVWVTDWQNARDIPVSEGKFDIEDYTGYLVDFMKHLGPDLHVVAVCQPAPLALAATAILAEDEPAAQPRTLTLIGGPVDPDAALTDVTDFGNRVTMGQLEHAFIQQVGFKYRGVGRMVYPGLAQLGSFIAMNAETHAAAFRDKIIAEARGEGSISDKHNKFYDEYLAVMDMTAEFYLTTVERIFKNLEIAQNRFVVKGRQVDIGKIRDVAIMTVEGANDDISGPGQCVAAIRLCTGVPDNKKAQHLEPGAGHYGIFAGKSWRINIRPMVLDFMDENGMTPDKNRIKRLRGMTGPGDTRTPGPEERDSRIAV from the coding sequence ATGCGCGGCATGTTGTCCTACGACGCCATGGAAACGCTTCGCAACACCAACGAGTGGATGGGCGCATCCGCGCGGGCCATGGCCTCCTATCCCCTGTTCGCCATGATCCCCACTCCGATGTTCAAGGTGCTCAGCGCTTGGGGCCGGGTGACGGAACGCAGCTTTGCCCGGATGGTGATCAAGCCCGATTGGGACATCCCGCCGATCGCCGGCACCGAGGGCCAGGACCATCTGGTCTATGTCGAGCCGGTGGTGCGCCGCCCCTTCGGCAACCTTGTGCAATTCCGCGTGGCCCGGCGCGAACCGATGGCCCGCCGCGTCCTGCTGGTTGCGCCCATGTCGGGACATTACGCGACCCTTCTGCGTTCGACCGTCAACTCGCTGCTGCCCGATTGCGACGTCTGGGTGACCGACTGGCAGAACGCGCGCGACATCCCGGTCAGCGAGGGCAAGTTCGATATCGAGGATTATACCGGCTATCTTGTCGATTTCATGAAGCATCTCGGACCGGATCTTCATGTCGTCGCGGTTTGCCAGCCAGCGCCGCTGGCGCTGGCCGCGACCGCGATCCTGGCCGAGGACGAACCGGCTGCCCAACCCCGCACCCTGACCCTGATCGGCGGCCCCGTCGATCCCGACGCGGCGCTGACCGATGTCACCGACTTCGGCAACCGGGTGACGATGGGCCAGCTTGAACATGCCTTCATCCAGCAGGTCGGCTTCAAGTATCGGGGCGTCGGCCGCATGGTCTATCCCGGCCTCGCGCAGCTCGGCTCGTTCATCGCCATGAACGCCGAAACCCATGCCGCCGCCTTCCGCGACAAGATCATCGCCGAGGCGCGGGGCGAAGGCTCGATCAGCGACAAGCACAACAAGTTCTACGACGAATATCTCGCCGTGATGGACATGACGGCCGAGTTCTACCTGACCACGGTCGAACGCATCTTCAAGAATCTCGAGATCGCCCAGAACCGTTTCGTCGTCAAAGGACGGCAGGTGGACATCGGCAAGATCAGGGATGTGGCGATCATGACCGTCGAGGGCGCGAACGATGATATCTCGGGCCCTGGCCAGTGCGTCGCCGCGATCAGGCTCTGCACCGGCGTTCCCGACAACAAGAAGGCCCAGCATCTCGAACCCGGCGCGGGTCACTATGGCATCTTCGCGGGCAAGAGCTGGCGGATCAACATCCGCCCGATGGTGCTGGACTTCATGGACGAGAACGGCATGACCCCCGACAAGAACCGGATCAAGCGCCTGCGTGGCATGACCGGCCCCGGCGACACCCGCACCCCCGGTCCCGAGGAACGCGACAGCCGCATCGCCGTCTGA